The genomic segment TCATGTCTCCGGAGAAAAAACCGGCGATCCAAATTTTCTCGATCCCTGCTTTCTTCATATTTGCAACCAGCGCATCCCTCGTGGATAAATCCAGCAGCGGTTCATGGGCCATGCTATAATGCAGCTTCATCTTGGCTCCCCTTTCAATTTCATTTGCTTACTTCATCTTTCGATCCCTTATTTTACCTCAACTGATTTCAAAAAAAGCCGCGATAAAAGCGGCTTTAAGTAGGGCAAAGTTATTCAATTCCGGCAACCGCAGTCGGCTCCTTCAGCAGATTCAATAAGACGGACCCTTCATAGTACGAATGCTTGATCAACCATAAATCCCGAGATCGCGATGAGGGTTCCACGCTTTTCGCGCTTTTTTCTCCGAGGGGATTGAGAATATGGGGCAATTTTACTTTGCAAGATTCGCTATGTATTGAACTTGAACCATTTGAAGCGGAAAATATTAAAGCCGCCGCACCTCCCTTTACGTGAAGAACGGCGGCGGTCAGCTCCTGAGGAAGCGAAGCAGTCTGAATAAATTTGGGTGATCCGGCTCGGCCGCTTACGGTTCGCCGCGCGCCTCATCTCGTTGTCCGGCGCATGCAACGGCGATTATTCGGCAGCCTCCTTCATAGGACCGGCGTCTTCCCCGCGTCTGGCCGGCGCGTAGGCGATCGCATCGATCTCGATCAAGTAAGGCCCGATTGCGCAGCCGATCGAGGTGCGCGTGGGATAAGGGCGCGTCATCACGCGCTCGTATGCCTGGTTGTAGCCCGACAGATCCTTCGTGTCGCCGAGATAGGCGTTGAGCTTGACGATATGTTCGAGCGCAAGTCCCGCAGCGCCGAGGATCGTCTCGATATTGCGCAGGCATTGAACGGTTTGCTCCTCGATCGTGGCGCCCGCAAGCTCGCGGGTGACCGGATCGACGCCGACCTGGCCCGACACATAGACAAAATCGCCTGCGCGGAGCGCCTGAGAAAAGGGAAGCGGAAATTCGGGAGCGGAGCTTGTATGAATTGTTTGCGACATGCGGATCGAACTCCTTTTCGGTAATTAAAAGACAGCGTCGATTTTGCCGGGAGCTTCAAGACAGCTTGATGACCTGACCGCCGTCCACGACGAGACAATGGCCGGTCATGTACCGCGCATCGGCGGAGGCGAGAAATAGCGCCGCGTCCGCGATCTCGTCCGGCTGTCCGACGCGCCCCATCGGAATCGTCCGCAAATAAGGCGCGAGCGCTTCCGCATTTTGAACGAGCGGTGCCGTAAGTCTGGTCTCGATCAGGCCCGGACAGATGGCATTGACGCGAATGCCATGCGGGGCAAGCTCCAGCGCCATGGACATCGTGAGCAGGTTGATCCCGCCTTTGGAGGCGTTATAGTGCGCCTGATCGGCTTCCGCGGCCAGCCCGTTCACGCTCGACATATTGATGATCGAGCCGCCCCCGCCCTGCTTGACCATCGCTCTCGAGACGGCTTGGCCGACCAGAAATGTTCCTTTGAGATTGACGTCCATATGCAGGTCCCAGTCCGCCTCGGAGAGCGTCAGGAATGGGGCGGGCTTACAAATCCCCGCATTGTTCACCAGGATGTCGACGGCGCCCCAGACATCCAGTACGGATTGCAGCATGCCTGCCACCTCCTCCGCATGCCGCACGTCCGCGCACACGGCGATGGCGTCGCCGCCGCTGCCTTTGATCTCGGCGGCGGCCGATTCGAGCGACTCCCTGTCGTTTCCCATCATCGCCACGCGGGCCCCCTCGGCCCCGAAGCGGGCAGCGACGGCTTTGCCGATGCCCAAGGCGCTTCCCGTAATTAAGGCAACCTTCCCCTGCAGCCTCATGCTGCCCCTCCTCTCTTGAAAAAAAAGCATTCAATCCAGCGGGTAGACCGGCCTGCGGAGCTTGCGATAGTTAAAGTGAGATAAATTGGCACTGCAGCAGCCGGGCGAATCCACGTAAATGACACGTCGGGCAAAGGGGCCGAAAGCAGCCTGCCAGGCGATCGCCGACTTGACGACAAGCATGTGATAATCGCCGGGCCAGATCCCCGCGCTCCTCACATGGCCCAGATCCCATGGCGCCGTGCGCTTCTCCGTCAAGACGAGCGTCAGCAGGCCTGATGCGACGACAGCCGTTTTTCCCATATCCGCCCGCTGCCCGGTCATATAAGGTCCCGCATGCCGATACTCGCCGTCGAAAAGGAGTCGCACCTTGCCGTTTACCGCGACCGGATCCCCGTGCAGCCGATCGCTTTTTCCGCCGACCTCGCACGCGAAATAGCCCCCGACGCCGATCCCGAAGGCTCGGGCTACCGCTTCCTCGTCCCGGATGACGATCAATGCGGGTTTGGTTATGCCGATTAGACAGGCCAGCACATGCGTGGCGTCGGCCGGCGCGCCGCCGCCCACATTGTCCGAGCCTTCGGCCAGAACGATCGGCCCCTCCGGCTCCGCCAGCGCCGCGGCGACCGCTTCGGAGGGCGGCGATTGGGCAATGGAAAATTGCGTCCGCATATCCCAGGCCATCCGTACAAGCTCAGCCGCCAGCGTATCGGCCAGCGCCCGGTCGCCGTCCGTCGTGACGACAAACGACATTCCGGCGTCCGGCACGTCTGCATACGGAAAGCCGCCTGCAACGGTCACGTTTAATACGCGGGGATCGTCCTCCAGCTCGAAGGCCCGGTCCATCAGCGACTTCATGGCGCCCTCTTCCGTCATCATCGCCTGCGGAACGATCAGCATGCCGGCATGCGCATAGGCGCGCACGGGCTCGATCTCGCCCAGGATGCGCCGCAGCAGTAGCTCGAACGCCTCCTCCGCCCGCTCGTGCATATCAATATGGGGATAGGTGTCGTAGCCTATGATCACATCCGCAAGATTTGTCATTTCCGGGCTGACATTCGCATGCAAGTCGATCGTAAGCGCGATCGGCAGGCCGCTTCCGTGCCTCGCGCGGATTCGGCGCAGGCATTCGCCTTCCACATCGTCGTACTGCTCGGACGCCATCGCGCCGTGCATGATAAGCACCAGCCCGGCGGCCGCCGGATCGATCGAGGCGACGACGCTCTCGATAAGCGCCTCCGCGGCGCGGCTGCAGACGAGCCCGCTCGGCGTGGCCGCGGCATACAGGCCCGGCTCCAGCTCGACTCCATGTTTGGCTGCCGCATCGATGACGCCTCCCATCGAGGTGCGCGTCCCGGCATAGCGTTCGTAAAACGCGCGCCGCCCTTCGACCCATTCTCCTTTAAAAGCATCAACGTTCGTCATCCCAGGCGCAAATGTATTGGTCTCGTGCAAGAGGCCCGCGACTGCGATCCGGACCTCCTTAAGAGGCGGCATCGGCATTCTCCTTTTCATCCAACGACTCGGCGCCGCACCAGTCTGCCGTCAGCTCGGCATACCAACGGATGAGGCGCAGATAGCTGTCCAGCTCGAGATACTCGTCCGGCGCATGCGCGTTGCCGCCCGCCGGACCCAGGACGAGCGCCGGCGTCGCGCTGTACAGATTAAACAAGAAAGCGTCGCACGCGAACGGCGCCCCGGCCGGCTCGATGCAGTGCTTCCCCAGTGCTCGGCGTCCCGCCTTCGCAGCGATATCGAGGAAGGAACGGCAAGCTTCGTTATCCGGCATGGCGCTCGCCTCCAGGTAACGAATGACCGGTACGATCTCGGGCCGACATTCGCGCAAAATCGGAAACCGATCCAGCGACGACTCGTAAAACGCCTGGAGCTGCAGCACGATCTCATCCCCCGAAACGCCGGGATAGCTTTCGATCCAGAAATGCACCTCCGCTTGCTCGGGCATCTCCGGCACGACGCACGCCGCATCGCCGGCTACGATTTTTAATCCGATCGCTTCGGCCTCCTTGCTCTCGCGCCACAGGGCGGGCGCGGGGTAGAGAGTGCGCAGCCGTTCGCCGAATGCGCGCAGCAGATGGGCGAAGTCGACGGCGGCATCCAGCGCATTGACGAGCCGTTCTCCATTGAAGGCAATCCCGTTTTTGCCCGCAAAAGCCGCCTTCCACGCGCCGCCTCCGAGATGCGCGGAATAGAGTCTCAAATTACTTGGTTCCGGAATGATCGCCATATCGGCATGCGGCCCGCGCAGCCGGGCAGCCAGCGATCCGTTCGCGCCGCCGTACTCCTCGTCGACGACGCTCTCGGCGTATACGTCGCCCTTCAGCCGCACGCCAAGCTCGCGCAGACAGCGAATCGCCGTTAGCGCTGCAGCCATGCCGCCCTTCATGTCGTAGGCGCCGCGGCCGTACAGCCTGCCGTCCTCGAGCTCGCCGCCGAACGGCGGGAAGCGCCAGCGCTTATTGCCTTCGCGGACCGTATCCGCATGGCCGGAGAACAACAGGGAGCGTCCCCCGCCCCCGCCGCGGAACCGGCCCGCCACATTGGGGCGTCCCGCGTACACCCGGCCCGGCATATAGGCCGGATGATGAATAAGTCCCTCAACGTCGCCGAGCTCGTAGACGTCGACCTCAGCTCCCGCAGCCGTCAGATAGGCCGCAATCGCCTCTTGATAAGCGCCCTCGTCGCCGCCCGGCGGGCGGTTCACGCTCTCGAAGCGGACGAGCGTTTGCGCCAAGCCGACCGCTTCGTCGCGATGCGCGTTCAGCCAATTTTCAATTCGTTCGGACAGCGCTTCCCGTCTCATGCGTCACCTCCGCTCTAGTTTCTGCTTCCCGCCTTCGGGCTCTGCTTCCCTTCCCCGGGCTCGAATCTGGCACGGACACCTCACCGTCGTTCGAAGGCGGCAGTCCTCATTGCGTCCGGCCCCGGGCATCGACCTGAATCATCCGTTCGATCCGGCCTTTACGCACGCCAATCAGCCGGTCGTGCAGATTGGTTACCGTACAGCAATGATTGGGAATGACGGCGACCGTGTCGCCGATTCGGAGCGGGCAATCGTCCGGCACCCGGACAATGCCGTGCTCCTCGCTGAGCCGTTCGATGACGGCTTCCGGGTAATTCGGCAGATAGCCGTACCCGGGACGGTGAGGACTCGTATCCGTCGTCAGCGTTTTGGAGCCCGCGTCGATGATAATCGTATCGGGACGCGGCGCGCTGACGACCGTCGCATAGATGCGCATGGCGCATTCCTCCTCCCCGATAATACCGGGGTAGAGCTGCGAGCCGTCGCCGAATACGTAAGCGCCGGGCCGTATCTCCGTAATGCCCGCCAGCTCCGCGGCAAACTTGCTCGTCGGCGTGGAGCCGGCGCTGATCTCCCGAACGTCGACGCCGTATACCCTCAAGCACGCCTGCGTTGTCAGCAGGGCCTGCGCCTCTGCCTGCGCGATCTCGCGGCATTCCTCCCGGGACGCCTTGCCGTATACATGACCCGCATGCGTCATCAGCCCGGCCAGCCATACGCCTGGCAGCGCCGCAATTTTCGCTCCGAGCTCCGCCGACGCTGCGCCGGGCTCCCGCCCGCAGCGGTTCAGCCCGGAGTTGACGTCCAGGTACAGCGGTATCCGGACATCCAGCGATTGGCCGAGTGCCGACAAACCTGCTGCCGCTTCGAAACTATCGATCCCGACCGTGATGCGGGCGACCTTCGTCAGCGCCGCCAGCCGTTGCAGCTTGGCGGCGCCGACGATCGGATACGCGATCAGAATGTCTGCGATGCCGGCCGCCGCCATCGCTTCCGCCTCGCCCAGCTTGGCGACGGTGATTCCACAGGCGCCCAGCTCCAGCTGCCGCTTGGCGATCCACGCGCTCTTGTGCGTTTTGATATGCGGCCGCAGTTTAACCCCCGCCGCAGACGCCAGCTCGCTTGTCTGGCGGAGGTTCCGCTCCAGGCGGTCCAGATCGACCGCGACGGCCGGCGTGTCGAGCGCTTCCAGTTCAGTTGACAAACGAAGGCCTCCTTTCCGGCTGAATCGATGGGTGCCGCTCCCGAATGCCTGAAGACCGCGTCTATTTTTTCACCGGCGCTACATCCTCTCTGTCATAAAGCGTTTTTTCTTTTTATAATAAAAGCGAAACGTCGGAATTGCTTTATGCGTTCAGCCGTTATCTTTGTAAAAAAGGCCGGAGGCGGCAGCTCATGAAATTTCCGCGCCTGACGCTGCGCGAGGAACTGAAAATCCGCAAGCTGATCAGCTTTTATTACATGGAGCTGTCCAAAAGCTTCGTCTCCATCGGGGAAAAGCATAACTTTTGGGAGTTTATTTACGTGGATAAAGGCGAGATTCATATCGTGACCGAAGGCCGCTCCTATTTGCTCAAGCAAGGCGACATGCTTTTTTACAAACCGAACGATTTCCATACGGGACACGCCAATCGGCTGGTAGCGCCGAATCTGATCATCATTTCTTTCGAGTGCGATTCTCCTTGCATGAGCGCGTTCGAATACCGTCCCCTGCATCTGACCGACGGCGAACGTCATCTGCTGTCGGAGATTATCCGGGCGGGCATCGAGTCGTTCGATTCGCCGCACTTGCGCAGCGCTCCGCCGCTGCGAAGAAATGAAAATGCGCCTTTTGGCAGCGAGCAGCTTATCCGCAATTACTTGGAAATCTTGCTGCTGCAGCTCATCCGCCGTACGAGGGAAGTTCAAACGGCCCTCCTTCTCCCTGCATCGGGGCCGAACGTCGAGTCGGCGGAAGGCGGCCGGCAAAGCGAGCTGACGCGGCAAATCATCGAATATATGAACGTGCGATTAGGGGAGAATTTGACTCTGGAGACGCTCTGTCGCGCGTTTGGCGTCGGCAAGAGCCGGCTAAAATCGCTATTCAAAGCCGAAACCGGCTGCGGTCCGATCGCTTATTTCAATCATCGGAAAATTGCCGAGGCCAAAAAGCTGATACGTGAGGAGCAGCGCAATTTTACCGAAATTGCGGAGCTGCTGGGGTATAGCGGCATCCATTATTTCTCCACGCAGTTCAAAAAAACGACGCGGATGACGCCGTCGGAGTATGCGAAGGCTACCGGCGCCAAAATCGTCCGGACCGTACATTGAATTCTCATGCAACCCATAAACTAAAAAGACTGCCAGGGATGATCATAGATCACCCTAACGGTCCTTGTAGGTTTGGTGGCTATCCGCAACTTGGTTTACGCGTAATGCCTGCAAATATATATCTCTTTTTGTCAATGCCGCCACTTATAAGAAGAAAAGATGCAAATGAGCATTTATTTTCCTCCATCAGCCAGATTTACGGCTTGTGCTTTGTATTTACCTGCGCATTTGCAGGTATTTCATCTAGCGTGGTTGGTCGGCAGAGAATACATGTTTAAATGCAGGTTTTTCGTCCCGCATAACATCCAAAAAGCCCAGCACGCTGAAAACGCACATATGAATCGTCGCCGCCCGACGCTATCCTTGCTGCCCTTCGATGACAACCAACAGCACCGCCGCAGCCAGCCCCAACCGGCGGTCCAATCGGTTGTCCTTATCATACGAGAAGTCCAGCCTTAGCTTCCCCACCAGAGGATTGAGGTCTTGCTTAAACAACGCAACAGGCGCGCCGCCCATCTCCACATGGAATTTTTGCGGTATCAAATTGGTCAAAAACCTTCTTAGCAGTGCCATGAGCGCGCTGTCTTCCTTTATGAGCCCGATCTCTCTCTCGCTGGTATCCAATATCGCCCATTCGTCCTTCAGCATCGACTTCACGCCCTTGCGGCGAAGAGAACCGAGGTTTTCTCCGGTCGTCGAGTCGAAGACGTCGTAGATCGCGGAGAAATCGATGATGCTGCGCGCCTGAATCGAGATGAGCTCGTCCTGCATCGTATCGTCGGAAAACAGGCGAATATCTTCTTTCAGCTTGAACGCCTTCATTTGCGAAAATAATACCGGTTGTCCGCTGCCGTCGAAAATATCGATCTTCGCCCCCACCAACGACATCACTTGTTTCCTGACAAGGTATTGCGTATGCGTAAATTTAGGATTCATGGATAGCCTCCAGTGACTTGAATTCCATCATAAATTCGACAAGCCGTTGGAAAACCCCTCCTAAAGGAACGAAAACGACAGCCGCGCTTTTGGGCCGGCTGCCGTCGTATGCTTAACTAAGGTTTAAAGTCACGGCGTCACGCGCAGCGAATCCACCAGCATATACGAGCCTGTCTTTTTAACGGCCTTGATCGTATGCGATCCCGCGGTCAAGCCGCTTGCGCCGTAAATCGACTGGTTAACCATGCGTGTCGCGTTGTACGTGTTCGCCGTCGTTTGCAGGACGTTGTCGATATAAATGTCGACATTGCCCTGATCCGGCGCCTTCTCACCCAGCAGCTCGATCCCCGTTCCGTTAAACGTGTATTGCATGTAATCGTTGTTGGCAGCCGTGAAGTGCACGTCGTCACTGTAATCCCCATAGCCGCGATTGGCGTTCTGCGACCAGGTGCCGGAGTACGTGATGCCGGAATCCGTATTATTCAGCTGAATACGGCTGCTGCGGACACTCAGCTTGTCGAGCAGCATGTACGTTCCCGACTTCTTCACGGCTTTGAGGGTATGGGCGCCGCTCGTCAAGCCGCGGATGCTATAGACGGTCTGCTGCGCGAGCCGCGTCGCGTTATAGGTGCTCGCCGTCTGCTTGAAGATGCCGTCTATATAAATGTCGATGTCTCCTTGCGACGATTCCTTCTCGGTAATGAGATCGATGCCTGTGCCATTGAAGGCGTATTGGAAATAATCGTTGTTCGTCATCGTATAGTGGACATCGTCGTTGTAATCCCCGAAGCCGCGGGCGGTGCTGGTCGACCAGGATCCGGAAAATGTAAAGCCCGCATCCGTATCGTTCACTTCGATCGGCGAAGCAACGTTAAACGAGAGTTTGTCGAGCAGCATGAACGTACCGGTCTTTTTCACCGCCTTCAACGTATGAACGCCGTTCGAGAGCCCCGAAACGCTATATACTTTCTGCTGCGTCTGACGCGTCGCATTGTAAGTATTGACCGTTTGTTTCAGCACGCCGTCGATGTAGATGTCGACATTTCCCTGTGACGAATCCTTCTCGGTATATAAGTCGATGCCGGTTCCGTTGAACGAAAATTCGAAATAGTCACCGTTCGTTTGCGTATAGTGGACATCGTCCTTGAAATCGCCGAGCCCGCGATTCCAGCTCCGCTGCCAGCTTCCCGTATAAGAGATGCCCGTGTCATCGTCGTTTACAACGTTAGCGCCGCCGTTCGTCACGACTCGCAGCATCCGGGACGCGTGCGGCGCGAGATTCACGGCGCTGTAGCCCGTCGCGAACTTGCCCAGATCGGTGTGCGTCCACAGATCGCGGACCGTTGCGGAGCCGTATAGGCCGATGTCGCTCCAGTTCGCCGTCACCGTAGCCGAAGCGCTGCCGAGGTTGAACAGAGCGACCGTATAACTGCCGTCCCCGTTGTTCGCGTACCATACCTGCTGGTTGGTCGCGGTCGAGACCGGATGCGCAGGGCGCCCCGCCTGATTGACCGCGATCACCTCGTCATTCGTCAAGAGTCCGATGCCGAAGCTGTCCAGATTGGTCAAGTCATTGCCCGTGTACAGCTGCGCAGACGACATCGACCATAACGTCATCGCCGTGCGGCGCTCGTCCTGGGTCAAGCCGTCCATCGTCCCGTTGCCGACGTTCAGCGAGTCGAAGTCGTTCCAGCCGCCCGGCCTCGCATCGCGCCACCAAATTTCGGCATCCGGAAAAAGGCGGGCGATGTTGTTCCACTCGGTCAGCTTCACGCCGGGCTGATAAGCTTCGACGTCCCAATCGACGCGCCAGCCGTTGGCGTATTGCTTCCAATAATCGACGTAGTTATGGTCGAGCGCCCAGGAGAGCTCGAACCAGATCCCGTGCGGCGCAAGCGCGGTCGCCCATGCCTTCACGTCGTCGCGCGCGTCGATCGACGTATCGTTATGGCCGGAGCCCGGCGTCACGCTGTCGAACTTCACGAAGTCGATGCCCCAGGACGCGATCAAATCGGCGATGGAGTTGACATAGCTTTGGGCGCAGGGATTCGCGAAGTTGATCTTGTAGCCGATGTTCCAATAGTCCGCCGTCGTAAGCGGCAAGACGGCAATATCCTGCATGTGGCAGGAGGTCGTGCCATAAATCGGCAGGTTGGCATTGTAGGCGTCCTTCGACAGCCCGGGAATCAGATAGATGCCGATTTTTTGCCCATTGTTGTGCACGTAGTCGATAACGTCCTGGAAGCCGTTCGGGTAAAGGGTCGTGCTCGGGACCGGCCGGCCGTATCCGTCCATGCTTCCGTTCCAGCCTGCGTCGATGTTGATGTATTCGTAGCCGTGAGACTGCAGGGTGGCGTGCATGGCGTCCGACTGCGCCTTGATCTGGGCTGCCGTGATAAAGGGATTGCTGCCCGAATAAACCTGCATGCTGTAGCTGCTCCAGCCCATATAAGGCTTCTGGCCGAGTCCGTTGATGGCGGCGCTCGCGATTTGCCCTTGCGGCATCGCGATTCCCGCTTGCGTCGCGAGAATGGCAACGGTCAGCAAGAGGATGCGAAGCTTGATGAAAGGTTTGAACATAATGAACATCATCTCCCATTCTAATGGATCGTGAAGCCACGAACAGACCGCCGATGGGCGCGTTGACTTCCCTGCGGCCGCCATGCAGTTGCATACCGTTTGCTCCGCCGCATCCCCTCCTTTTAGAATATTTGATAGCGCTTACACATTTGATTAGATTCATTATCATTTCCTTGCGTCAATAAAAATAGGTACAATTGCGCCGTGTGGCGTACCGAATCGCCGTTTTTTGTTTAAAATGGTTGCAAATCGCAAAAAAATGCGATGCAGAAAACCTCTCTCTGCATCGCATTCGATCGTCACTTCAATGTCATGGCCGGCATCCCTGCTATTCTTTACGATTTGCCGCTCGTAAGCTGCTGCGCCGCCAAGGCGATAAACATAAAGTGCGAAGAACCGCCTCCCAGTACATACTCCACCTGCTGCCACAAATAAGGGAATACCAGCAGCTCGGGGAAGTCGGGACGAATCAGCGCAGTACCCGAAATGACGCCGCCGGGAATATAGGACCAATCGGCGCGATTTAGTCCGTACCCTACCGTTGCCGAATTGGCGCCTACGCCCGAAGCGAACGACATCGTATTAGCGCCTGGATGACAGCCCAATACAAAGTTTAGGGCATTAAAAATCAACTCGGATTCGAAAATATCGGGATAAGCCCGATGCAGGAAATAATATTCGTATCCCTGTTGTTGAATTCCCCATCCCGCTCCCCAGATGTGCGGGCGATACGGGATACCGTAAGGCGTCTCGGCACTTTGCAGCGCAAACTGCTCTTTTAACGCCGGCAAGGCATAACAAAACTTTTGCGTGAATCCGGCGTCGTTCATCGCTTTTTCGGCGCGAGCGATAAACCAGCCTACCTGGTCGATCGATTGGACGATAAAATCCGTTTCCGACAACAAGTGGCTTTTATAAGCGTCTTCTCCGGTCGTTAAAAACAATTCGGCGGCGGCATGCACCTTTGCCGTCCTGGCATTGCCGGTCCCATCCGTCATCTTGAATAGTTCGGCGGCGGCCTGCAACGCTTGCTGACTTAAAACAGGGTTAAAATCGAGCAAGGCGCGCGAAGCGGCTGCGAGATGGGCGGCAGTCGTCAATTCCCGCGGCGGATTGTCTTCGGTGAACACCCAACGTTCCGAATCCATGCTCGCGCTGTCGCCAAGATGAACGTATTGCCGAAGGTCGTTCTCGATAATTCCCCGATAAAGACGCCCCAATGCGCGGTAGCCGCCTACGACGGACAAGACGCCGTGCTCGATCTGCTGCAGAATGTCGTTTTTCCCGTCAGGCTGGTGGATCTCGACGATTCGCTTGTCCTGATCGATCGTCGTCGCGTCGTAATAGACGTTAAAAGACTCGTATGCGAGGGCGAGCGTATAAAATTCGCCGGACTGCGATTCGATCCGCAGGTCAAAATCGCCGGCGTCGTGCCAACCGCCAACATTCAGCCCCGGCACGAAGTCGCCCGGCTTGTAGTCGGTGAGCGTGGACGCGCCTTGTTCGTAACCGTCAAAGTGGTTCAAATTTGTCGGAGCCATCCGGGCGTCATGTTCGTGACAATCGCCATGCCAGACGCGGTATTTCTCGCTTACCCGCATATGGCACATCTGGACGGGAAGAAAATATTCCAGCACCGGCTGCCAGACGCCACGGTCGTAAATATCGCCGGCAATCCGGAAGATGGATGACGAAGACGATCCGTATTGGACTTTGTACAGGCCTTCCTCCCTGATATCCGTAAAGTCGAACTTGAGATAGCGATAGCGGAGAAATGGTCCCCATTCTTCACCCGCTGCCGAGAAAACCTCCTTTTCGCCGAACTCCGTGATTCTGAAAAGCGACAGCTTTTCGCGTTTGCTCTCGCGTTGATCAAGCTCGATGATCGCAGTCTTCGATTGACCGGGGTGGTACCCGACCTGCGAAGTTTGAACGACGGCAGGAGCGAGCCAGTCTTCCACGACGTTAGGGGTGATGATCCACTCGATCGCATGACCAGTGGCTCCTGCAGGCACCTCGCTGCTGATCACGAACCAGCCGTTGTTATGGTTCATTCGCCCGTCGTACAGCTTGAGCTCCGCCCCTTTGCTTTCGATGGTGAAGCGGTTGTACGGATCTTCGGGCCGCACGGTAAAACGTTTTCCCACGGCATAAGGCTGAGCGACGAGATCGTCGGCGATCATCGGGTTGTATCCCTTGTTGCCGCCGGTCAGCCGTTGAAGATCCGCTTTCGCATCGGGCTCGCCAAAGCTCCCCGGATGCGCATGATTGGAGGGCAGCGACAAAACCGGACCGTTCGGCTGTTCCGGGAAAATGCCGGATTGGTTGTCCATGATCCAGGGCTTGCCGAACAACGCGCCGGGAAACAGTTCCAGGTTAAAGCTTATTTTACCGACGAACCTGTCCGGGATCGGCCTGTCCAAATCGACCGTCACTTTGACCGAGGGGCCTTCCCCTTGAACGATCACGTTGTAATTAAACTCGAATTCCGGATAGACCATCGGATTAAAGCCTTTTAAGTGTTTCGATTTGTCCGGAAAGCCGAGCGAAGTGACGATCGCATTCGCTGCTTCGTCCAGCTCGCGCTTGCCCTGCTTGGGCACCGGCTGCCA from the Cohnella hashimotonis genome contains:
- a CDS encoding SDR family NAD(P)-dependent oxidoreductase, which translates into the protein MRLQGKVALITGSALGIGKAVAARFGAEGARVAMMGNDRESLESAAAEIKGSGGDAIAVCADVRHAEEVAGMLQSVLDVWGAVDILVNNAGICKPAPFLTLSEADWDLHMDVNLKGTFLVGQAVSRAMVKQGGGGSIINMSSVNGLAAEADQAHYNASKGGINLLTMSMALELAPHGIRVNAICPGLIETRLTAPLVQNAEALAPYLRTIPMGRVGQPDEIADAALFLASADARYMTGHCLVVDGGQVIKLS
- a CDS encoding alanine racemase; the protein is MSTELEALDTPAVAVDLDRLERNLRQTSELASAAGVKLRPHIKTHKSAWIAKRQLELGACGITVAKLGEAEAMAAAGIADILIAYPIVGAAKLQRLAALTKVARITVGIDSFEAAAGLSALGQSLDVRIPLYLDVNSGLNRCGREPGAASAELGAKIAALPGVWLAGLMTHAGHVYGKASREECREIAQAEAQALLTTQACLRVYGVDVREISAGSTPTSKFAAELAGITEIRPGAYVFGDGSQLYPGIIGEEECAMRIYATVVSAPRPDTIIIDAGSKTLTTDTSPHRPGYGYLPNYPEAVIERLSEEHGIVRVPDDCPLRIGDTVAVIPNHCCTVTNLHDRLIGVRKGRIERMIQVDARGRTQ
- a CDS encoding M20 family metallopeptidase, encoding MRREALSERIENWLNAHRDEAVGLAQTLVRFESVNRPPGGDEGAYQEAIAAYLTAAGAEVDVYELGDVEGLIHHPAYMPGRVYAGRPNVAGRFRGGGGGRSLLFSGHADTVREGNKRWRFPPFGGELEDGRLYGRGAYDMKGGMAAALTAIRCLRELGVRLKGDVYAESVVDEEYGGANGSLAARLRGPHADMAIIPEPSNLRLYSAHLGGGAWKAAFAGKNGIAFNGERLVNALDAAVDFAHLLRAFGERLRTLYPAPALWRESKEAEAIGLKIVAGDAACVVPEMPEQAEVHFWIESYPGVSGDEIVLQLQAFYESSLDRFPILRECRPEIVPVIRYLEASAMPDNEACRSFLDIAAKAGRRALGKHCIEPAGAPFACDAFLFNLYSATPALVLGPAGGNAHAPDEYLELDSYLRLIRWYAELTADWCGAESLDEKENADAAS
- a CDS encoding AraC family transcriptional regulator encodes the protein MKFPRLTLREELKIRKLISFYYMELSKSFVSIGEKHNFWEFIYVDKGEIHIVTEGRSYLLKQGDMLFYKPNDFHTGHANRLVAPNLIIISFECDSPCMSAFEYRPLHLTDGERHLLSEIIRAGIESFDSPHLRSAPPLRRNENAPFGSEQLIRNYLEILLLQLIRRTREVQTALLLPASGPNVESAEGGRQSELTRQIIEYMNVRLGENLTLETLCRAFGVGKSRLKSLFKAETGCGPIAYFNHRKIAEAKKLIREEQRNFTEIAELLGYSGIHYFSTQFKKTTRMTPSEYAKATGAKIVRTVH
- a CDS encoding M81 family metallopeptidase encodes the protein MPPLKEVRIAVAGLLHETNTFAPGMTNVDAFKGEWVEGRRAFYERYAGTRTSMGGVIDAAAKHGVELEPGLYAAATPSGLVCSRAAEALIESVVASIDPAAAGLVLIMHGAMASEQYDDVEGECLRRIRARHGSGLPIALTIDLHANVSPEMTNLADVIIGYDTYPHIDMHERAEEAFELLLRRILGEIEPVRAYAHAGMLIVPQAMMTEEGAMKSLMDRAFELEDDPRVLNVTVAGGFPYADVPDAGMSFVVTTDGDRALADTLAAELVRMAWDMRTQFSIAQSPPSEAVAAALAEPEGPIVLAEGSDNVGGGAPADATHVLACLIGITKPALIVIRDEEAVARAFGIGVGGYFACEVGGKSDRLHGDPVAVNGKVRLLFDGEYRHAGPYMTGQRADMGKTAVVASGLLTLVLTEKRTAPWDLGHVRSAGIWPGDYHMLVVKSAIAWQAAFGPFARRVIYVDSPGCCSANLSHFNYRKLRRPVYPLD
- a CDS encoding RidA family protein — protein: MSQTIHTSSAPEFPLPFSQALRAGDFVYVSGQVGVDPVTRELAGATIEEQTVQCLRNIETILGAAGLALEHIVKLNAYLGDTKDLSGYNQAYERVMTRPYPTRTSIGCAIGPYLIEIDAIAYAPARRGEDAGPMKEAAE